A genomic window from Triticum urartu cultivar G1812 chromosome 7, Tu2.1, whole genome shotgun sequence includes:
- the LOC125518965 gene encoding uncharacterized membrane protein At1g16860-like, translating to MHQIGSGMYVSGRAPDRKRERQLSSGSVATPPYTGGDLSRSGELGRMFDVASSSWQSQAPSPASSSRRSSGHLPLPPRPAPSPSASGPLSQLSHSGLLVGPSPPAAPSPSPARGGSWRKASRRRAAAMEEAAPVVARGSTKLAVPFACYVLVLVAAAAGVGAGLFFLVAWRRWEALAAAGGAVAAAAAVLSWNFLRCAAEAERFFRLSPDTVFEQGDMPIGELVKITGQVTCGRVPVGACFHDAARCVFTSVRMYGRRGWAWACCCSRWQLRHSEARSTNFYISDRNTGRRFYVRAGEGAKITWMINRKTISFDGGDGKGKGASRSLKSWAASTGVSCDGAVRVEEGFIREGDTASVIGVLKRHHAFDVVDAPDGVVATGCQPARCMFPVLVEGLVLIGSDDPDEGVYMV from the exons ATGCATCAGATAGGGAGCGGCATGTACGTGTCCGGCCGGGCGCCGGACAGGAAGCGGGAGCGGCAGCTGTCGTCGGGGTCGGTGGCCACGCCGCCGTACACCGGCGGGGACCTGTCGCGGTCCGGCGAGCTGGGCCGGATGTTCGACGTCGCCTCCTCGTCGTGGCAGTCGCAGGCGCCgtccccggcctcctcctcgcgcCGCAGCTCCGGGCACCTGCCGCTGCCGCCCCGGCCTGCCCCGTCGCCGTCGGCGTCCGGGCCGCTGTCGCAGCTCTCGCACTCTGGCCTCCTCGTGGGCCCGTCGCCTCCCGCCGCGCCTTCGCCGTCGCCGGCTCGCGGagggtcgtggaggaaggcgagCCGGAGGCGCGCGGCCGCCATGGAGGAGGCGGCGCCCGTCGTGGCGCGCGGGAGCACGAAGCTCGCGGTCCCGTTCGCGTGCTACGTGCTGGTGCTCGTGGCCGCCGCGGCCGGGGTCGGCGCCGGGCTGTTCTTCCTCGTGGCGTGGCGCCGGTGGGAGGCGCTCGCGGCTgcgggcggcgcggtggcggcagCCGCGGCCGTGCTCTCCTGGAACTTTCTGCGGtgcgcggcggaggcggagcgGTTCTTCCGGCTGTCCCCCGACACGGTGTTCGAGCAGGGGGACATGCCCATCGGCGAGCTCGTCAAGATCACCGGG CAAGTGACCTGCGGCCGGGTGCCCGTGGGGGCCTGCTTCCACGACGCCGCCCGGTGCGTCTTCACGTCGGTCCGGATGTACGGCCGCCGTGGGTGGGCGTGGGCCTGCTGCTGCTCCCGGTGGCAGCTCCGGCACTCCGAG GCGCGGTCGACGAACTTCTACATCTCCGACAGGAACACCGGGAGGAGGTTCTACGTGCGCGCCGGAGAAGGCGCCAAGATCACCTGGATGATCAACCGGAAAACCATCAGCTTCGACGGCGGCGACGGCAAGGGCAAGGGCGCGTCACGGAGCCTCAAGAGCTGGGCGGCGAGCACCGGCGTGTCCTGCGACGGCGCCGTGCGCGTCGAAGAAGG GTTCATCAGGGAGGGAGACACGGCGAGCGTGATCGGCGTGCTGAAGAGGCACCACGCCTTCGACGTCGTCGACGCGCCGGACGGCGTGGTGGCCACCGGCTGCCAGCCGGCGAGGTGCATGTTCCCCGTGCTCGTCGAGGGGCTGGTGCTCATCGGCAGCGACGACCCCGACGAGGGCGTCTACATGGTCTAA
- the LOC125518966 gene encoding uncharacterized protein LOC125518966 yields the protein MASLLRTAAALAPPPSSARETRRPSCAASLACSRRAPASPLRAPPLPGPWRLGPDEAARTATQFLCRYMRRDGHEGDGRTQGQDEPSMFGPDDDDGAKIPTQVETLVRGTAIVDAPEYKPLPDLDYLQELLAIQQQGPRSIGFFGTRNMGYMHQQLIEILSYAMVITKNHIFTSGASGTNAAVIRGALRAEKPELLTVILPQSLKKQPPESQELLSKVQNLIEKPQYDHLPLIEASRLCNMDIISKVQQVICFAFHDSRLLMETCQEAKNMRKIVTLFYLD from the exons ATGGCGTCTCTCCTCCGCACGGCCGCCGCGCTCGCGCCCCCACCGTCGTCCGCCCGGGAGACGCGGCGGCCGTCGTGCGCCGCCTCCCTCGCCTGCTCCCGGCGCGCGCCGGCGAGTCCGCTGCGCGCTCCGCCTCTGCCCGGGCCATGGCGATTGGGGCCCGATGAGGCCGCGCGTACGGCCACTCAG TTTCTCTGCCGATACATGAGAAGAGATGGGCATGAAGGTGATGGGAGAACGCAAGGACAAGACGAACCTAGTATGTTTGGGCCAGATGATGACGATGGTGCAAAGATTCCTACTCAGGTGGAGACTCTTGTTAGAGGCACTGCAATAGTTGATGCTCCAGAATACAAGCCGCTCCCAGATCTCGATTACCTTCAG GAATTACTGGCTATTCAGCAGCAAGGACCCCGATCAATAGGTTTCTTTGGTACCCGCAACATGGGGTATATGCATCAACAACTTATTGAGATCTTGAGTTATGCCATGGTCATAACA AAAAATCATATATTCACATCTGGTGCTTCTGGGACTAACGCAGCTGTTATTAGGGGTGCTTTGAGAGCTGAGAAGCCAGAATTGCTTACCGTAATTTTGCCTCAAAGTCTAAAGAAGCAACCTCCTGAAAGCCAAGAGCTATTATCCAAA GTACAAAACTTGATTGAGAAACCTCAGTATGACCATTTACCACTAATTGAGGCTAGCAG GTTATGCAACATGGACATCATCTCGAAGGTCCAACAGGTGATATGCTTTGCGTTTCATGACAGCAGGCTGCTGATGGAGACCTGCCAGGAGGCAAAGAACATGCGGAAGATCGTAACGCTCTTCTACTTGGATTAG